The Actinotalea sp. JY-7876 sequence CGTCGAGCGAGCGCCTGCCTCCCGCCGGGGTCCCCCGGCCACCGTTCGAGCCGTTGGAGATCACTGCTGTGAAGAGCGCCGTCGAGACCATCGATGCCACCACGGTCAAGCTGACCGTCGAGGTGTCCCACGACGAGCTGAAGCCGAGCATCGACCACGCGTACGAGCACATCGGCTCGCAGGTCCAGGTCCCCGGCTTCCGCAAGGGCAAGGTCCCCGCCCGCATCCTCGACCAGCGCGTCGGACGCGCCGCCGTCATCGAGCACGCCGTCAACGACGGCATGGCCGGCTTCTACCGCCAGGCCGTCACCGAGGCGGACCTGCGGCCCATGGGCCAGCCCGACATCGAGGTCACCGCGATCCCGGCCCTGACCGAGGCCGAGGGCGGCCTCAGCTTCACGGCCCAGGTCGAGGTGCGCCCGACCATCGAGGTCCCCGCGCTCGACAGCATCACGGTCACCGTCGACGACGTCGCCGTGAGCGACGAGGACGTCGACGCCCGTCTCGACGCCCTGCGCGAGCGCTTCGGCACCCTCGTGGGCGTCGACCGGCCGGCCGCCGAGGGCGACTACGTCGTGCTCGACCTCGTCGCCTCGATCGGTGACGAGGAGGTCGACTCGGTCAGCGGCATCTCCTACCAGATCGGCTCCGGCAACATGCTCGAGGGCCTCGACGAGGCGCTGACGGGCCTGTCGGCCGGCGAGACGACGACGTTCGAGACGGAGCTCGCCGGTGGCGAGCACGCGGGCGAGAAGGCCCAGGTCAAGGTCACCGCGACGACGGTCAAGACCCGCGAGCTCCCGGCCGCGGACGACGAGTTCGCGCAGCTCGCGAGCGAGTTCGACACCCTTGCCGAGCTGCGCGACGACCTGCGCGAGCAGGTCGCCCGCACCAAGGCGTC is a genomic window containing:
- the tig gene encoding trigger factor, with the translated sequence MKSAVETIDATTVKLTVEVSHDELKPSIDHAYEHIGSQVQVPGFRKGKVPARILDQRVGRAAVIEHAVNDGMAGFYRQAVTEADLRPMGQPDIEVTAIPALTEAEGGLSFTAQVEVRPTIEVPALDSITVTVDDVAVSDEDVDARLDALRERFGTLVGVDRPAAEGDYVVLDLVASIGDEEVDSVSGISYQIGSGNMLEGLDEALTGLSAGETTTFETELAGGEHAGEKAQVKVTATTVKTRELPAADDEFAQLASEFDTLAELRDDLREQVARTKASNQAVQARDLLLEQLRGGVEIPVPNGVIEAEVHRHLENEGRLEDDEHRAEVGEQAREALANQILLDTLAEQLQVRVSQNELVEYLVSASRQYGMDPNTFIKTVDEQGQIPAMVAEVGRSKAVAVALRQVSVVDSAGAAVDLSEFIGTDDEDAEELDVADEAVEDGQETAEVESEVEADATPEGDAKA